Genomic window (Musa acuminata AAA Group cultivar baxijiao chromosome BXJ1-9, Cavendish_Baxijiao_AAA, whole genome shotgun sequence):
TGTGTGATCCTAAGATCGAGAGTTTGATACTCTCTCaccatatttaataaaataaataaaaaatatatttgtgcCTTTGAGTGTTTTTTAACCAACTGtgtgttatatttatttttaaagtaattatTTTCTCAAGTTAGTTATCAAAGTTAACTACCAAAAAATATACTAACCATACAATAATGAGGTGGTGGCACAATTGTCTAATATCTATCAAATGACATTGGCGTGTTCAAGCATTATTCCTTTTTGCCTAATGATTTTTCCTAtccaattttaaatattatttatttttaaattaatcatATTTTCTAGTTATCAAAGTTAACTAGGAAAGAATATACTAACCATCCAATGAGGTTGAGAGTTGGAGCCTATTTCACtccaattaataaaataaaataatcaagataaatatgcatcaaacgtgttagatttgaatccattACAATCGTCTAATATCTATTATCTATTCGATGAGATGAGCacatttgagtttttttttttgtttttaacgAATTATTTTTTCTACCCAattgtcttttatttttatttttaaattagttattaaaattaattacaaaataatatattaattgtaCAATAATGGGATGGTGGCTTAGTCTCATAATTGATATTTGATCCTGAGATTTCGAGCTTTTGTCACCCCATTCAATAAAATAAAGCAATGAAGATAAATATAGATTTGAGTGAGCTTTATTCTTTTTTgcataacaatttttttttatccaacttagtgttatatttattttatattaatcattTTCTCAAGTTAGTTATTAAAGTTAATTaagaataaatatataaattatataataatgtGGTGGTGGTGTAGATGATTATCGCGTAGGTCTGTGATTAGTTATCCTAAGAGTTTGAGCCTTTATCACCCCATTCAATAAAATAAGACAATGAAGATAAATATACACCAAATGTGATAGATTTAGGTCCATCATAATCATCTAATATCTATCGGATGACATGGGAGCATCTgagctttatttttttttacataataatttttatctaattatgtattatatttatttttatattaattattttctcaagtatgttaTTAAAGTTAATTAGGAAACAGTGTACAAATCGTATAATAATGGGGTGGTGGTGTAGTTGGTTAATGAGTAGGTCTCATAATTGATTGGTGAGCATGAGATCGAAGGTTTAAGCCTTTTGTCATCCCATTCaataaaataaagaaatgaaGATAAATATATACCAAATGTGATAGATTTGGGTCTATCCAATAAAAAAAGGTAATGAAGATAAATATGCACCAAATATGATGTATTTGGGTCCATCATAATCGTATGATATCTATAAGATGATTTGAATGCATTTGAGCTTTTTCTTTTTGCGTAATAGTTTTTTTAATCCAATTGtgtgttatatttatttttatattaattatttttcaagTAAGTTATTAAAGTTAATTAGAAAACAGTATATAAATCATATAAGAATGGGGTGGTGGCATAGTTGGTTAACGCATAGGTCTCTTGGTTGATTGGTGATCATGAGATCGAGAGTTTGAGCCTCTTGTGTCATCCCATGACATGGGTATAtccaagctttttttttttgcataatagtTAACCAATTATGtggtatatttatttttatattaatcattttttaagttagttaataaaattaattatgaaatattatacaaATCATATAATAATGGGGTGGTGGTGTAGTTGGTTAATGCATAGGTCTCATAGTTGATTGGTGATTCTAAATAAAATGagataaataaaatataacaatCGTTTGATATCTAtcgttcaaaaaaataaaataataagataaATATATACCAAATGTGATAGATTTGAGATCATCACAATCGTTTTATGTCTATCACATGACATGGGTATAGTTGAGTTTTATTTTGTTTGCCTAATGATTTTTTTCTACCCAAttgtgtttattatttatttttaaattaattattaatgtTAATGATAAAAATAGTATAATAATGGGGAGGTGACACAATTGGCTAGCACATACTATCCTATCAGATGACATGAGCACgttcaagcttttttttttttaataatggttttctctatccaattatgtgtaatatttattttttgaattaattattttttaagttgGTTATTATAGTTAATTATGAAACATCATACAAATCAAATGATATTGGTATTAATGCATATTTTGGGTCTCCGACGCGTTATAGCCGATGTCACATGCCAAGTCACAACCGATGTCACGCACCAAGTCAAAATCCGAGGtcacacgccaagtcagaattcATACCGAGACGTTGTGTGACACGTCTCGTCCTGAGTGCTCGGGGCGATGCCGTCTGATGCCGCTTTGCATGCCCCGAGACGACGACCGGTTAGAAGCgtcgtcccatccctcgaggGTCAGCGGTCGAATCGATGCACAATCAACCCTCGCACAATAATATAAAAGCCCCTGGTTGATATCCGACCAAAGGAGGAGCGAAAAAGAAAGTAATTTAATCCACTaccgacttgctcgtcggaggggccaaagttggggatcacccgacgagggccgTTTTTGCAAGCGAACGACCACATGAGTCGTGAGCACCGCAACTCGGGGATTTTTGTCCGGCGTGCAAGGGCAAGCTATCAACCGGCCCGGAGGTCAACAAATAACGATAAGCACCCCTTCCCGAGGGCACGACCATCTCGTCATCCTGCTTAATCAATAGGAGGCTCTCAATATCAACCCATAGATCAAACCATGCTAACTCATCAGCCATGTACATTTATTCATTAACTGGTGTGATGGCATAGTTTGCTATTACGGTACGATCCCAAGGTCAACGCTTGTTTATAGCTGAGGTAAGATTCTAAGGTCAAGAGTTTGAGCCTCTCCCACCTCATTCAATAAAACAAAGTAAAGTAACGAAGATATATCTGTGACCAACTGTGACAGATTTATATCCATCATTatcatatgatgaaatatatctGATATGGGCCCCTCTAAGCTTTATTTGTCTAATGATTTTTTCAAACCTCTATCTATCACCCCCATTCattcaataaaataaaacaatGAATATATATTTACAACAAATATGATAGATTTGGGTACATCACAATCATCATATATCCATCAGATGAGATGATATGGGTTCATTCGAgctttattatataatatataatatattttttgatccaattgtgtatttatattttatttttatattaattattttctcaAATTAATTATTCAAGTTAATGATGAAAAAATAATACTACTCATATCATAATGGGGCGATAGTTGATTTGCATATTACAAAATAGTATATTAGTCTGCTTCTTCAATAGTCAGTCTTTCCACATTCCTTTGTTTGTAAATGAGTTCCCCACATCTCTTTATTTTCTTACGTAGTAAAGTGTAAAAGACATATTAGGATAAATCTGATATGTGACAGATTATATAGTCCTATAAACTAGCCATCAACTTATCATATTCCATTAAATCTACATATATAATGAGATTCCATGATGCTATTAAATCAATACGACTCATTCATCTTAAATTGCTAACACAGATGTCAAAGCCTTTACTCATATGACTTGGGATGACTCGTAGATCAATGTTCATGACATGTCATGCTCTAGTCGATCAATGTTTAGCTTTCTATTTCTTCTCCACTTGGATAAGCTTCTCGATTTAGCAACAAGTTTGATACTATACAAGAAGATTCGATAGGTAAATGTAAAAACTTTTTTCTCGATCTTTCTCTCCTATCCGATATGAAACTAGATATCATACAATAAATAATAAAAGGTGTATATAGACATTTCTCAAAAACACCACAACGGTAGAGAgcgaatataaaaaaataaaaataaaaagaatatgatGGTAAAAATTTCTCAAAAATCATCAGCCAAACAGGGAAGTGCTGTTCTTTAGAGGGTATTTAGCTCATTTTACctgatactatatatatatatatatatatatatatatatatatatatatatatatatatatatatatatatatccatttttGGAAAAGATGtttagagttgtaagagggtccaTTTTATTTTACAGTTTTTTAaccgtaaatattttttttgttgaaaaaactaTATAATCAAATTACCATACTGAGAAGGAACAAAGAAACAcgcaaagaagaaagaaagctcCAAACATGGAACGTTATTTATTTGAGTTGAGAGCTGATACGACACACATCTAATGCATCATCTTTGTCGCCCACAACGTTTATTCCCTTCAAACCAGTCATGTTCCAAGGTTTCTATCCATCGAACCCCAGCCTTATTCGCCTCTAGCCACACTCTTCATTACATTACACCGAAGTTCTGATCGCTTCCCTCTCGATCTTGGGAGCGAAGAGGGCCAATTCATTTCCACGGTTAAACTTTAGCTGCATGGCCTCTTCTCTGGAGATGCGGTATGAGTTCATCAACACCTCCACCGGCGTGCCACGGAGAGCCGATGTCTTCCCCGCGAAATGGTTGACTATGGCGTTGTCGTTGGTCTTGACGGAGACCCATTCGAAGCTCTCACGTTGTGCCTGAATCGTCACCGCGTAGTACTGCGGAACTACCAGTAGTTGACCCTGACGGAGCTCGCCATTGAAGACGGTTCGGCCTCGATGTCCCACCACCTGCACCCGGCTGCATCCTCTCAAGGCGTACATTATGCTGTGAGCATTGACATTCCAATGTGGCGACACTATGGCATTCTGCAAGCACACATGATCATcatatttgatcaaaatttttgagACCATAGATGGACGGTTGATGATCATAGATAACGCTTTTATCATACCGGGCGGAGAAGTGCCCTCACGGCACTCATTTGAACGAATCTTAGAATCGGGAGCTTCTGGCTGTTGAGGGTGGTGATCCTTCCAGCGCGCGGATTGAAGTAGTCAGCACGCAAGGGGTCTCCAATGTTCTGCCTTATCTTCATGGTGCAGAAAGCCTCTAATACATTAGATTGACATCCCCTTCCCTCTTGGCATTCTTGTCTCACCTCTCTTTCTCGTACCAGCTGCTCACTCTGCCGTGATGCTTGTAGCACCTGAAGCCCACTCGCGACAAGGACTATCTCACCCCTCCTGTCGTCGGGATTCTGGATTTTTCTCACTAATTCCCTGTCGACACCGAGTGCCTCTGCCAGTGGATCGAGCTCAAAACCGCTGAGCAGGTTGTTTCCCTTTATCTGCTGTAATCTCACTTCTATTTGGGAACCTTGCTCGACTAGTCTCTCCCTCCCAGCAAGTAGAAATTCCTAGCATCATATATTTCTCAATTAAATTACCTTGAAAACTGTGTTGCGTCAGAAAATTAGATGGATGGATTCATTAAGGCTCACCCTATGCTGGCGATCCAATTGATTGGCGCTGCTGCTTGTGTCGAAGGTGGTAATCGCGACGACAGCTACTTCGCCATTGTTGTAGCCCCAATAAGAAACTCCAGCGGGCAACGCGATGATGTCCCCCTCACGGAAGTAGTGGATCCTCTGGTGCTCATCACGGAACCTCTGGCATTCACCTGTCGCCTGCTCCCACTGCTGTTCGGTTTGCTGGAAGGATTGGAACGTCTCTGGGCAGCCAGGGATCACGGTTCCAATGATACCCCTTCCTGCATTCACCATGGATCATCTTGGAGCTTTTACACAAAATATATCCTTATAACTAATGCCATGGAATGGAATCAATATCTTCGAAGAGCACGATGAACGTGCATGAACgaaccttgcatgatgtagacgAGGCGTGGTGCACTAGAAAAGGATGGCAACAGAAGGCCTCTCGGTTGGATGGTACGACGATGCACAGCCACACCCGCACACTGGAGCTGCTCATTGTACTGGTCAAAGTACTCCGTGAAGCCGGCTTCAGAGGACACACGCCGGGTGGCCTCAAGGGCGCTAAGCCTCTCGATTCGGCATTGGCTCACAAAGCCGAGGGGGCGTTCGCACGATTCCCCTATTCCTTGCTGGCCCAAGCCAAGCTGCGCTCGAGAGTTGTGGCAGAGGAGGAGCaagcaaagagagaaagagaggagaatggAGGTTGCCATGCCTTAGTGTTCTGCAGTAGGAACGGGGAGAGAGTGGTGAAGGGGAAGTGCAGATGTGGGAGGGCATTTATAATGGGTTCATATAGAGGGTTGTGTGGAGTTTGGTTGGGAGGTCACGAGGCTTCGCATGGGTTCTCGTGTCGCCGCATGCAAACGACTGGTTTGAAAGGGAAGCACAGATGCATGGGTTTGGTAGGAAGGGGACGATTTCGGTTGAGAGGCCAACTGCATGCTGCGAAGAAAATGTGCAGCAGAGATATCTTACTTGGTTTCTATGCTTCATAGTGTTGTTGATGACGCTATGCTCTTTCTAAGCAACCAAAATGTGGAAATGATTAGTGGAACCTTTCGtttaatctatttctcattagttTATTGCTTAGCTATTCAATATTAATGATTGATCTGAGATCAGAAATACTGTCATTAAGGCCTCGACAATCCATTCGTTTACAGTTAAACCATCTACTACAAACTCAGATGTAGGTTGATATGTCGAACAGGTGACACCCACATCACTGAGATCACTCGAAGCAGCTGAACGCCAACTTCTTCTGTAGGCAATAGAAAACAGTATGCCCTCTGAAGCAGTATACTAATTATACGATAATTGGTTGGTTGCATAGTTGGCTTGCATATTAGTCTCAccctattaaataaaataaaacaataaaGATATTTATTGTTTGATGATAGATTTGGATCCATCACAATCGCTTGATATTTATAAGATGACATAGGCTCATCCGAGCTTTGTTCTTTTTTGCCTAATGATTTTTCTATCCAATTGtgtctattttatttattttttaagttaCTTATTGAATTTAATTATGAAATAGCATactaatcatataataatgaggtgATGGCATAGATGTAATGGATTATTTGTGATCCTGAGGTCAAGAGTTGAAGCCTTTTGTCTATCACAACCATTTGATATCTATTAGATAATACAGGTGTATttgagttttatttatttatttttgtataatatttttttatatccaaTTGTGTCTATTAATCACTATTTTTAATTGCTCTTTTTTTTTCAGTAAATCAGTAAATCATCATTCCTTTTTGTATCCAATCGTGTCAAATATTCACTATTTTTAATTGCTCATTTTTTTTGAAGTAAATCATCACATCTTTTTAATTATGTAGACTTAATTTATAATACAATACACAAACTGTTGTTCTCAACCATAGAGATGATTTTACcttattttaaacataaaaaattcccAACGTTATaccaagaaaaaataaataagtatatatatatatatatatatatatatatatatatatttggttcaCAAATACCTAACCTCATCCATTTTTACATCAAAGATCTAACCAATCCCTTCTGATACTtttttcatctaaatcaacagaaTTGGAAGTATGAAACACTGAGGAGGCACCAATTTATTGTCAAAATTCTGAGAGTAACAAACCACACACAGATTACAGTCGTTAGATTTTCCTAACATTCAAGGTAGATTGAGGTCCTGCAACCATTGCTTTCTTTATTCCTGCTCTAAATTCCGAAAGTTCTCCAAGGAAATAAATAGTTACCAAAAGCATACAATCATCAAGATGTTGCAAATGGGTAGGCCGCAAAACTGAGTGACCCTCTAACCATAGATCACAGAAGCTGGATCCCAGTGAGGCACAATCTTCTTAATCTGTTCGCAATCCAACAACAATCACAAGGTTCCCAAAtcaatgtaaaaatacacttattCCTAAATTTTGACCTGGCCAGCACATTTCCAGATCCATTTTAAAGCTTCATTAACATGAACTTCCAATGAGAAATGTACATTAAATAGTAGGTATTCCAAGAAAAATGGAACTACATCAAATTCCATTATCATGCacaaaacaaaaagaatgcagTTCCCTGGCATAGTGTGATCACCAGTAAAACTCTGATCCCCAGGAAGGAGAGACTTGATCCTCATTTGACTTGCATACCAACCAAGGTGACCTCTGCAACTGGCCTGATGTCATTTCTTTCCTTTGTTAACTCCAACCACAACATTGCTCACCTACATCATAAACATTATAAAAATTTCAATACAGCTGAACTCAGACAAAATGGAACATCAACGCTTACCAGTTTGCCGCTCTCATTCAGTGACATCGGATTCTCAACAACTACAGTCATGTTTGATGGTTGAGAAGAGTGCTACATAACCCAAAAGAAAACAGAAAAGGCATAATGTCAACATGAATAAACTTGGTCAACCGAAAAAAGACTTTGGAATTTGAGCATACAACCGAAGTTGATGGCAGGACAGGAGCACTCTCATTAGGCCTGTGTGCAGCAGGGCCTGGAACTCTCGTATTAGGCATCTTCGATAATAGGTAAAGTAAATCATTACAAGAAGATGGTGAATTAAaagcaaaagagaaaaacaaaaaattataCCCCAACGTTTGTAATATACTGGCAAATTGCACATTTGACAGATGGTGCTCCATAAGGGTACATCAGCCTTGTATGACATTGGCCACAGTTCACATGAGCAACCTGATTCGCTGGCATCGCTGCATTCCATCAGAATAAAAGAACTAATTCAAGATCAAAAAGCAGCAATGTCTCTTTTTATCGTTAACACTGACAGTTTCGTATTTGTGGTTTGTATTATAATGATCCTAGAAATTTGTCAGTAAGAATATAGTCCATTTAACTACGAAATATAAGAACACATCTGATAATGCACAGATATCATGGATTATACAATCAGACTTAATCCATGTTTTTGTACATCAATGAAGAATACACAGCTGTGATATATACCATGTATGACATATTGGTTTTACCTGGGACAATGACGTCTTCATGTTCCTCTCTTTGATCAATTTTTCTCCCTATTTTAGTTTCATTTTTCTCAGTTTATCCTGCACCATGTAAGATGCAGAACAACTGACATGTACGGTCAATTGTTCTCAGATTATGATGCAAGAATGGATGATATGAACAGCATGAAGCAATAAATGTACTAGAAGAACATTGCATCTCATGTTAAACAACACAAGCATTAAAGAACTACTGTGTGACTATTTTAAGCTGTATCAAATTGCATAGTGAACTTTCACAACAATTAATTATAGAAAATAATAATGGATACCTGCTCCTGTGATATTGATTGTGTTACAACAGGAGCACCTTACGCTTGTAGCACCACGAGAGTACATCAACAATGTTCGACAACCTCCACACACAAGCTGAGCCATCTCCATTCCTGCAAATTTCATTATCCAAACTTTACAAAgccaaataaaattaaaaaatacatcTGTTTAAGTCAGAAAAGAATGATAATTGTTCTCAGATGTCTTAATAGTTGCAATCAACAA
Coding sequences:
- the LOC135594502 gene encoding cocosin 1-like, whose amino-acid sequence is LLAGRERLVEQGSQIEVRLQQIKGNNLLSGFELDPLAEALGVDRELVRKIQNPDDRRGEIVLVASGLQVLQASRQSEQLVREREVRQECQEGRGCQSNVLEAFCTMKIRQNIGDPLRADYFNPRAGRITTLNSQKLPILRFVQMSAVRALLRPNAIVSPHWNVNAHSIMYALRGCSRVQVVGHRGRTVFNGELRQGQLLVVPQYYAVTIQAQRESFEWVSVKTNDNAIVNHFAGKTSALRGTPVEVLMNSYRISREEAMQLKFNRGNELALFAPKIEREAIRTSV
- the LOC135594234 gene encoding cocosin 1-like; this encodes MATSILLSFSLCLLLLCHNSRAQLGLGQQGIGESCERPLGFVSQCRIERLSALEATRRVSSEAGFTEYFDQYNEQLQCAGVAVHRRTIQPRGLLLPSFSSAPRLVYIMQGRGIIGTVIPGCPETFQSFQQTEQQWEQATGECQRFRDEHQRIHYFREGDIIALPAGVSYWGYNNGEVAVVAITTFDTSSSANQLDRQHRVSLNESIHLIF
- the LOC135592821 gene encoding protein LOL2-like isoform X3, which produces MQSQLVCSGCRSILLYPRGATDVRCAICSTITAAASPGMEMAQLVCGGCRTLLMYSRGATSVRCSCCNTINITGAAMPANQVAHVNCGQCHTRLMYPYGAPSVKCAICQYITNVGMPNTRVPGPAAHRPNESAPVLPSTSHSSQPSNMTVVVENPMSLNESGKLVSNVVVGVNKGKK
- the LOC135592821 gene encoding protein LOL2-like isoform X2; the encoded protein is MQSQLVCSGCRSILLYPRGATDVRCAICSTITAAASPGMEMAQLVCGGCRTLLMYSRGATSVRCSCCNTINITGAAMPANQVAHVNCGQCHTRLMYPYGAPSVKCAICQYITNVGMPNTRVPGPAAHRPNESAPVLPSTSVHSSQPSNMTVVVENPMSLNESGKLVSNVVVGVNKGKK
- the LOC135592821 gene encoding protein LOL1-like isoform X1, with protein sequence MQSQLVCSGCRSILLYPRGATDVRCAICSTITAAASPGMEMAQLVCGGCRTLLMYSRGATSVRCSCCNTINITGAAMPANQVAHVNCGQCHTRLMYPYGAPSVKCAICQYITNVGMPNTRVPGPAAHRPNESAPVLPSTSVVCSNSKVFFRLTKFIHVDIMPFLFSFGLCSTLLNHQT